In one window of Gossypium hirsutum isolate 1008001.06 chromosome A01, Gossypium_hirsutum_v2.1, whole genome shotgun sequence DNA:
- the LOC107952291 gene encoding uncharacterized mitochondrial protein AtMg00810-like, which translates to MDDIILIEDDFEEIMNLKKLLAIEVEINDLGTLKYFLGIEMARSKEGIFVSQTEYILDLLIEIGLLGCKPIDTSIDLTKRLNRSEGNNLVDKGRYQRLVGKLIYLSHTRLDIIYSVSVSELFYSDVKTIESGDCSKFTLQ; encoded by the exons ATGGATGATATCATCTTGATAGAAGATGATTTTGAGGAGATTATGAATTTGAAAAAACTGCTGGCAATAGAAGTTGAGATCAATGATCTTGGGACTCTCAAGTATTTTCTAGGTATAGAGATGGCTCGCTCTAAGGAAGGGATTTTTGTATCTCAAACGGAATACATCTTGGATCTGTTAATTGAAATAGGGCTACTTGGATGCAAACCAATTGACACATCTATAGATTTGACAAAAAGATTGAACAGAAGTGAAGGAAACAATCTAGTAGATAAGGGAAGGTACCAACGGCTAGTTGGAAAGCTCATCTACCTATCTCACACTAGGCTTGATATCATATATTCAGTCAGTGTG TCAGAACTTTTCTATTCCGATGTGAAGACAATTGAGAGCGGAGATTGCTCCAAATTCACGCTTCAATAG